From one Rhodamnia argentea isolate NSW1041297 chromosome 1, ASM2092103v1, whole genome shotgun sequence genomic stretch:
- the LOC115738880 gene encoding uncharacterized protein LOC115738880 produces MMRRQEQDHQSRAFCELSALVLNLLRSPPTPISFSDQSPAAISAEAAASSSSSSSRRSVAPVAQITPAGFASLMLGISLALMLCGSVTFFIGFMLMPWVLGLVMFLYVAGIVSSLSLLGRSILYYATGPPTPRKEIPSWKLL; encoded by the exons atgatgagaaGGCAGGAACAGGACCATCAGTCTCGGGCCTTCTGCGAGCTGTCCGCTCTCGTTCTGAACCTGCTGCGATCGCCCCCGACGCCGATCTCGTTCTCCGATCAATCCCCGGCGGCGATCTCTGCGGAGGCGGCGgcttcttcgtcgtcgtcgtcgtccagGAGGTCGGTGGCGCCGGTGGCGCAGATCACGCCGGCGGGATTCGCCTCGCTGATGCTGGGGATATCGCTGGCTCTGATGCTGTGTGGATCGGTCACTTTCTTCATCGGCTTCATGCTGATGCCGTGGGTGCTCGGGCTGGTGATGTTCCTGTACGTGGCCGGGATAGTCTCGAGCCTCTCGCTCTTGGGACGGTCGATCCTTTACTACGCCACTGGTCCACCAACGCCGCGAAAGGAGATTCCGT CATGGAAGCTATTGTGA
- the LOC115738810 gene encoding uncharacterized protein LOC115738810 — translation MSDWGPVFVAVVLFVLLTPGLLFQLPGRRRLVEFGNFETSGASIMVHSLLYFCLVSVFVLAIKVHLYLDSSTREMADWGPVVIAVVLFILLSPGLLFQLPGKGKVVEFGNMQTSGPSILVHTIIFFCLITIFLIAVGVHIYTG, via the exons ATGTCGGATTGGGGCCCTGTTTTCGTCGCGGTGGTGCTGTTCGTGCTGCTGACGCCGGGCCTGCTGTTCCAGCTGCCAGGTCGCCGCCGGCTCGTCGAGTTCGGCAATTTCGAAACGAGCGGCGCCTCGATCATGGTCCACTCGCTCCTCTACTTTTGCCTCGTGTCCGTCTTTGTTCTGGCCATCAAGGTTCACTTGTATCTTG ATTCGAGTACT agagagatgGCGGATTGGGGGCCGGTGGTAATCGCGGTGGTGCTGTTCATCCTGCTGAGCCCGGGGCTGCTGTTTCAGCTGCCGGGGAAGGGGAAGGTGGTGGAGTTCGGGAACATGCAGACGAGCGGGCCCTCCATCCTCGTCCacaccatcatcttcttctgtcTCATCACCATCTTCCTCATTGCCGTCGGCGTCCACATCTACACTGGATAG